The following proteins are encoded in a genomic region of Synechococcus sp. CBW1002:
- a CDS encoding FAD-dependent monooxygenase, translated as MTLPLQARVHGAGPTGALAALALADAGWAVRLVDPLDAERLQQRSRAYAFTHSSRRLLQRLGLWQALEPLLTPFRDLQLRDLALDPGGDFGVGFVAADLAPVDPVPAGGAAAVGWIAEHGPLLAVLLERLQAHPAVTLQLGQGSRPDDAAVGACDLLVAADGPASPLRTARGIGVWRRVYRQACLTAQVQLRGSAPDQAWELFRPEGPFALLPLGGQQVQVVWSAPVARCRQLEQLGGPAFLDALAGTLPDRFQPDALLDTPRAFPVERLLAHRLHSGSLVLVGESAHRCHPVGGQGLNLCWRDVAVLHRLALRVASGRLRPRRLPAAYARRRWPDLLATLLVTDLLVRLYSTRLPLLLPPRRLAVLLLQRFAPLRRLVLSQMTNGTCLPSRT; from the coding sequence ATGACCCTGCCGCTGCAGGCGCGGGTTCACGGAGCCGGCCCCACCGGCGCCCTGGCGGCCCTTGCCCTGGCTGATGCCGGCTGGGCTGTTCGCCTCGTGGATCCCCTCGATGCCGAGCGGCTGCAGCAACGCAGCCGCGCCTATGCCTTCACCCACTCCAGCCGGCGCCTGCTGCAGCGGCTGGGGCTGTGGCAGGCGCTCGAGCCGCTGTTGACTCCCTTCCGGGACCTGCAGCTGCGTGATCTGGCGCTCGATCCAGGCGGTGACTTTGGCGTTGGGTTCGTGGCCGCGGATCTCGCTCCGGTGGATCCAGTGCCGGCAGGAGGCGCTGCCGCCGTGGGCTGGATCGCAGAGCATGGCCCCCTCCTGGCGGTGCTGCTGGAGCGATTGCAGGCCCATCCCGCCGTGACCCTGCAGCTCGGGCAGGGCAGCCGCCCGGACGATGCCGCGGTTGGCGCCTGCGATCTGCTGGTGGCTGCCGATGGGCCGGCCTCGCCCCTGCGCACCGCCCGCGGCATCGGTGTCTGGCGGCGTGTCTACCGGCAGGCCTGCCTCACCGCCCAGGTGCAGCTGCGTGGCAGCGCCCCCGACCAGGCCTGGGAGCTGTTCCGCCCCGAAGGTCCCTTCGCGTTGCTGCCCCTCGGCGGCCAGCAGGTGCAGGTGGTCTGGAGCGCGCCGGTGGCCCGCTGCCGCCAGTTGGAGCAGCTCGGTGGCCCGGCCTTTCTCGATGCCCTGGCCGGCACCCTGCCGGATCGCTTCCAGCCCGACGCTCTGCTTGACACCCCGCGGGCCTTCCCGGTGGAGCGGCTGCTGGCCCATCGCCTGCACAGCGGTTCGCTGGTGCTGGTGGGGGAGAGCGCCCACCGCTGCCATCCGGTGGGCGGCCAGGGCCTCAACCTCTGCTGGCGCGACGTGGCGGTGCTGCACCGGCTGGCCCTTCGCGTCGCCTCGGGCCGGCTGCGGCCCCGCCGGCTGCCCGCCGCCTACGCACGCCGCCGCTGGCCCGATCTGCTTGCCACCCTGCTCGTGACCGATCTGCTGGTGCGGCTCTATTCCACCCGCCTGCCCCTGCTGCTGCCGCCGCGCCGCCTGGCCGTGCTGCTGCTGCAGAGGTTCGCGCCGCTGCGGCGGCTGGTGCTGTCGCAGATGACCAACGGGACTTGCCTTCCCAGCCGCACCTGA
- a CDS encoding DUF2949 domain-containing protein: protein MVISTTPQPTPPSALVQYLRLQLGLSESALALGLRQARLEQAPLPVVLWRFGLISLDQFDQVLRWQNSHT from the coding sequence ATGGTGATCAGCACCACGCCCCAACCCACCCCGCCCTCGGCCCTGGTGCAGTATCTGCGGCTGCAGCTGGGCCTGAGCGAGAGCGCCCTGGCGCTGGGATTGCGCCAGGCCCGGCTCGAGCAGGCGCCCTTACCGGTGGTGCTGTGGCGCTTCGGGCTGATCAGCCTCGATCAGTTCGATCAGGTGCTGCGCTGGCAGAACAGCCACACCTGA
- a CDS encoding DUF3038 domain-containing protein, which produces MVQTLPVQHPETQPVGGEPLPRRGVERLDLMLLAVEALDLNGGEAMVWMSEQLGFSGLFPNRVELWKRRCHNPLRRTTRRGSLVEAETDALIRILCALADRLYPMLRALLSQAEPEALTRQRWALFEARLAELLNERMNPRRGGVQQLLDPQGGADQRRRLIQALALGAGPGGFERMRASLRDAAP; this is translated from the coding sequence ATGGTCCAGACCCTCCCCGTGCAGCACCCCGAGACTCAGCCTGTGGGGGGCGAGCCGCTGCCCAGGCGCGGCGTCGAGCGGCTCGACCTGATGCTGCTCGCCGTTGAGGCCCTTGATCTCAACGGCGGCGAAGCCATGGTGTGGATGAGCGAGCAGCTGGGCTTCTCCGGCCTCTTCCCCAACCGGGTGGAGCTGTGGAAGCGCCGCTGCCACAACCCCCTGCGCCGCACCACCCGCCGCGGCTCGCTCGTCGAGGCTGAGACCGATGCCCTGATCCGCATCCTCTGCGCCCTGGCGGATCGGCTTTATCCGATGCTGCGTGCCCTGCTCTCCCAGGCGGAACCGGAGGCGCTGACCCGCCAGCGCTGGGCCCTGTTCGAAGCCCGGCTGGCCGAGCTGCTGAATGAGCGCATGAACCCTCGCCGTGGTGGCGTGCAGCAACTGCTCGATCCGCAGGGCGGCGCCGACCAGCGCCGTCGCCTCATTCAGGCCCTGGCTTTGGGGGCCGGTCCCGGCGGCTTCGAGCGGATGCGGGCCAGCCTGCGGGATGCGGCACCCTGA
- a CDS encoding acetyltransferase encodes MFLKLRQEDEALVEVLDLKQLFDPFAARVLGRFHAGEEMQEPEPFGKADLQFPSGEGLPRCWVDPDYRKL; translated from the coding sequence ATGTTTCTGAAATTGCGCCAGGAGGACGAGGCCCTTGTTGAAGTGCTGGACCTGAAGCAGCTGTTCGATCCCTTCGCGGCGCGGGTGCTGGGGCGCTTCCACGCCGGAGAGGAGATGCAGGAACCCGAGCCTTTCGGCAAGGCAGATCTGCAGTTTCCCTCCGGGGAAGGCCTGCCGCGCTGCTGGGTCGATCCCGACTATCGGAAGCTCTGA
- a CDS encoding cupin domain-containing protein, protein MGLARHIELLQIQRSFSGYTLFCEPQASDETLIAEVGTDRIDELFCHRNQTDQLMVLRGSIDLVVLQQKRLHHITLREDEPAWVRIPPGVPHGAINRGRTPALVVNAVLRHGPNDPRDYRPRRVPEALLDQWRSLAA, encoded by the coding sequence ATGGGCCTGGCCCGACACATTGAGCTCCTGCAGATTCAGCGATCCTTCTCCGGTTACACCCTGTTCTGCGAGCCACAAGCCAGCGATGAAACCCTGATCGCCGAGGTGGGCACCGATCGGATCGATGAACTCTTCTGCCACCGAAACCAGACGGATCAGCTGATGGTGCTGCGCGGCTCGATTGATCTGGTGGTGTTGCAACAGAAGCGTCTGCACCACATCACCCTGCGTGAGGACGAGCCCGCATGGGTACGCATTCCCCCTGGGGTGCCCCATGGCGCGATCAACCGCGGCCGCACTCCAGCCCTGGTGGTGAACGCGGTGCTGCGCCATGGGCCAAACGACCCCCGCGACTACCGCCCCCGGCGGGTACCGGAGGCCCTGCTCGATCAGTGGCGCTCCCTGGCGGCCTGA
- the dapB gene encoding 4-hydroxy-tetrahydrodipicolinate reductase: MTSAPVPPAMPSATPAAAPIPVVVAGALGRMGAEVVRAVLAAPDCALVGAIDTTPGKEGVDVGLELGLEELELAITADLEGTLCQVSQSVRNAGPGGGAVLVDFTHPSVVYEHTRAAIAYGVHPVIGTTGLSPQQLADLASFSEKASVGGAVIPNFSVGMVLLQQAAAAAARFYDFAELTELHHNRKADAPSGTCIKTAELMEDLGKAFNPAQVEEHESLAGCRGGLRESGLRLHSIRLPGLVAHQEVMFGAPGETYTLRHDTIDRSAYMPGVLLTVRQVRKLGGLVYGLERLL, from the coding sequence ATGACGAGCGCTCCCGTTCCCCCAGCCATGCCTTCCGCCACCCCCGCCGCTGCTCCGATCCCGGTGGTGGTGGCCGGTGCCCTGGGCCGCATGGGCGCCGAGGTGGTGCGGGCCGTGCTGGCGGCACCGGACTGCGCCCTGGTCGGCGCGATCGACACCACCCCCGGCAAGGAAGGTGTCGACGTCGGGCTTGAGCTGGGGCTGGAGGAGCTGGAGCTGGCGATCACCGCCGATCTCGAGGGCACCCTCTGCCAGGTGAGCCAGAGCGTGCGCAACGCCGGCCCCGGCGGCGGTGCCGTGCTGGTGGATTTCACCCATCCGTCGGTGGTGTACGAGCACACCCGCGCCGCGATCGCCTACGGGGTGCATCCGGTGATCGGCACCACGGGGCTGAGCCCGCAGCAGCTGGCGGATCTGGCCAGCTTCAGTGAGAAGGCGTCGGTGGGGGGAGCGGTGATCCCCAACTTCTCGGTGGGCATGGTGCTGCTGCAGCAGGCCGCCGCCGCCGCCGCCCGCTTCTACGACTTCGCCGAGCTCACCGAGCTGCACCACAACCGCAAGGCCGATGCTCCCAGCGGCACCTGCATCAAGACCGCCGAACTGATGGAGGATCTGGGCAAGGCCTTCAATCCGGCCCAGGTGGAGGAGCACGAAAGCCTGGCGGGCTGCCGCGGTGGTCTGCGGGAGAGCGGGCTGCGGCTGCATTCGATCCGCCTGCCGGGCCTGGTGGCCCATCAGGAGGTGATGTTCGGCGCCCCCGGCGAGACCTACACCCTGCGCCACGACACGATCGACCGCTCGGCCTACATGCCCGGGGTGCTGCTCACCGTGCGGCAGGTGCGCAAGCTGGGGGGCCTGGTCTACGGCCTGGAGCGGCTGCTCTGA
- a CDS encoding thermonuclease family protein — protein MLLPLSLVSGGALAEAVIPTQPAVSAPPGSAQLSSATVIHVSTGQDLLVNVKGQERRVRLACIQAPRPQQQPFARQARQLLLDSLPAGTAVTLELRARDVFAREVAVVRHQGQDVAARQLQRGAVFVFDGYLGLCDDLPYASLEAEARRRKLGVWSTPGGIERPWDLIQRLGDTTAEP, from the coding sequence GTGCTGCTCCCCCTGAGCCTCGTCAGTGGTGGGGCCCTGGCAGAAGCCGTCATCCCGACGCAACCGGCAGTGAGCGCGCCACCCGGTAGCGCTCAGCTCTCCAGCGCCACGGTGATTCATGTGTCCACAGGTCAGGATCTGCTGGTCAACGTGAAGGGACAGGAGCGACGGGTGCGGCTGGCCTGCATTCAGGCCCCACGCCCCCAGCAGCAACCCTTTGCACGTCAGGCACGCCAGCTGCTGCTCGACAGCCTGCCTGCCGGGACTGCCGTGACCCTGGAACTGCGCGCCCGAGATGTGTTTGCCCGGGAGGTGGCGGTGGTGCGACACCAGGGCCAGGACGTGGCAGCCCGGCAGCTGCAGCGTGGCGCTGTCTTCGTCTTCGACGGTTATCTCGGCCTCTGTGACGATCTCCCCTATGCCTCCCTGGAGGCCGAGGCACGCCGCCGCAAGCTTGGCGTCTGGTCGACGCCCGGAGGGATTGAACGCCCCTGGGACCTGATCCAACGGTTGGGCGACACCACCGCTGAACCTTGA
- a CDS encoding magnesium chelatase subunit H yields the protein MFTQVRSANRRVSPASREGRAVMKAVYVVLEPQYQNALTTAANSLNDQNGPLAIELSGYLIEELRDPQNYADFCADVADADVLIASLIFIEDLAQKVVEAVAPHRDRLKAAVVFPSMPEVMRLNKLGTFSMAQLGQSKSAIASFMKKRKEANSAGFQDAMLKLLNTLPTVLKYLPVEKAQDARSFMLSFQYWLGGTPDNLRNFLLMLADKYVFPRSGHDRPELQVAEPVVFPDLGIWHPLAPGMFEDLKEYLNWNTSRSDLSDQARQGPVIGLVLQRSHIVTGDEAHYVAVIQELEYRGATVIPVFCGGLDFTKPVNAFFYDPLNPDQPLVDGVVSLTGFALVGGPARQDHPRAIEVLKTLNRPYMVALPLVFQTTQEWEESDLGLHPVQVALQIAIPELDGAIEPIVLSGRDDATGKAHTLQDRVEAIAERAIRWASLRIKPRSDKKLAITVFSFPPDKGNVGTAAYLDVFGSIHRVLEEMKRKGYDVQGVPHTPKALMEAVINDPEALQGAPELAIAHRMSVEEYERLTPYSQRLEENWGKPPGNLNSDGTNLLIYGRHFGNVFVGVQPTFGYEGDPMRLLYSRSASPHHGFAAYYTYLEKVWGADAVLHFGTHGSLEFMPGKQMGMSEMCYPDSLIGALPNLYYYAANNPSEATIAKRRGYAATISYLTPPAENAGLYKGLKELGELVGSYQQLRESSRGVQIVNAIVETARQCNLDKDVTLPEGEAAELNLDGRDAVVGAVYRQLMEIESRLLPCGLHTIGKPPTAEEAIATLVNIAALEREEEGIRSLPALLAQSLGRTIEAVYRGNDEGVLADVELNRRITETSRLAVGAMVREVTGRDGRVTLRRNFGWLVSLLERIGFKLPSPWLRACCAAGFVSVDAGELDKLFAYLRFCLEQICADMEMESLLKALDGEYVIPGPGGDPIRNPGVLPSGKNIHALDPQAIPTRAAIAAAKVVVDRLIERQKAEQGAWPETIACVLWGTDNIKTYGESLAQILWFIGVRPVPDSLGRVNKLELIPLAELGRPRIDVVVNCSGVFRDLFINQMGLIDQGVKMAAEADEPLESNFVRKHAQEQAAANGISLRDAATRVFSNASGSYSSNVNLAVENSTWEEEGELQEMYLSRKTFAFNADNPGEMNQKREVFESAMKTADVTFQNLDSAEISLTDVSHYFDSDPTKLIQGLRDDGKAPASYIADTTTANAQVRSLSETIRLDSRTKLLNPKWYEGMLNSGYEGVREVAKRLNFTLGWSATSGSVDNFVYEEANDTFINDPEMRKRLMDLNPHSFRRIVGTLLEVNGRGYWETSDENIAQLQEIYQEIEDRIEGVTPQG from the coding sequence ATGTTCACGCAGGTCCGCTCCGCCAACCGCCGGGTCAGCCCTGCCAGCCGTGAGGGCCGCGCCGTGATGAAGGCGGTGTATGTGGTGCTGGAGCCCCAGTACCAGAACGCCCTCACCACCGCTGCCAACAGCCTCAACGACCAGAACGGTCCCCTGGCGATCGAACTGAGCGGCTACCTGATCGAAGAACTGCGCGATCCGCAGAACTACGCCGATTTCTGCGCCGATGTGGCCGATGCGGATGTGCTCATCGCCTCGCTGATCTTCATCGAAGACCTGGCCCAGAAGGTGGTGGAGGCGGTGGCGCCCCACCGCGACCGGCTCAAGGCCGCCGTGGTGTTCCCCTCCATGCCGGAGGTGATGCGTCTCAACAAGCTGGGCACCTTCTCGATGGCCCAGCTGGGCCAGAGCAAGAGCGCCATCGCCAGCTTCATGAAGAAGCGGAAGGAGGCCAACAGCGCCGGCTTCCAGGACGCGATGTTGAAGCTGCTCAACACCCTGCCCACGGTTCTCAAGTACCTGCCGGTGGAGAAGGCGCAGGATGCCCGCTCCTTCATGCTCAGCTTCCAGTACTGGCTGGGCGGCACGCCAGACAACCTGCGCAACTTCCTGTTGATGCTGGCCGATAAGTACGTCTTCCCCCGCAGCGGCCATGACCGGCCGGAGCTGCAGGTGGCCGAGCCCGTGGTGTTCCCCGACCTGGGCATCTGGCATCCCCTGGCTCCGGGGATGTTTGAAGATCTGAAGGAATACCTCAACTGGAACACCAGCCGATCCGACCTCTCCGACCAGGCCCGCCAGGGCCCGGTGATCGGCCTGGTGCTGCAGCGCAGCCACATCGTGACCGGCGATGAGGCCCACTACGTGGCCGTGATCCAGGAACTGGAATACCGCGGCGCCACCGTGATCCCGGTGTTCTGTGGCGGGCTCGATTTCACCAAACCGGTGAATGCCTTCTTCTACGACCCGCTCAACCCCGACCAACCGCTGGTGGATGGGGTGGTGAGCCTCACCGGCTTCGCCCTGGTCGGTGGCCCCGCCCGGCAGGATCACCCCAGGGCGATCGAGGTGCTCAAGACCCTCAACCGCCCCTACATGGTGGCGCTGCCGCTGGTGTTCCAGACCACCCAGGAATGGGAGGAGAGCGACCTGGGGCTGCACCCGGTGCAGGTGGCCCTGCAGATCGCCATCCCCGAGCTGGATGGGGCGATCGAGCCGATCGTGCTGAGCGGCCGCGACGATGCCACCGGCAAGGCCCACACCCTGCAGGACCGGGTCGAGGCGATTGCCGAGCGGGCGATCCGCTGGGCGTCGCTGCGGATCAAGCCCCGCAGCGACAAGAAGCTGGCAATCACCGTGTTCAGCTTCCCTCCCGATAAGGGCAATGTGGGCACCGCCGCCTACCTGGATGTGTTCGGCTCGATCCACCGGGTGCTGGAGGAGATGAAGCGCAAGGGCTACGACGTGCAGGGCGTGCCCCACACCCCCAAGGCACTGATGGAGGCGGTGATCAACGATCCCGAGGCCCTGCAGGGGGCACCGGAACTGGCGATCGCCCACCGCATGAGCGTGGAGGAATACGAGCGGCTCACCCCCTATTCCCAGAGGCTGGAGGAGAACTGGGGCAAGCCCCCCGGCAACCTCAATTCCGACGGCACCAACCTGCTGATCTACGGCCGCCACTTCGGAAATGTGTTCGTGGGGGTGCAGCCCACCTTCGGCTACGAGGGCGACCCGATGCGGCTGCTCTATTCCCGCAGCGCCAGTCCGCATCACGGCTTCGCGGCCTATTACACCTATCTGGAGAAGGTGTGGGGCGCCGATGCGGTGCTGCACTTCGGCACCCACGGCTCGCTGGAGTTCATGCCCGGCAAGCAGATGGGCATGAGCGAGATGTGCTATCCGGATTCCCTGATCGGCGCCCTGCCGAATCTGTACTACTACGCCGCCAATAACCCGTCCGAAGCCACGATCGCCAAGCGACGCGGCTATGCCGCCACGATCAGCTACCTCACCCCCCCGGCCGAAAATGCCGGTCTCTACAAGGGGCTGAAGGAGCTGGGCGAGCTGGTGGGCTCCTACCAGCAGTTGCGCGAAAGCTCCAGAGGTGTGCAGATCGTCAACGCGATCGTGGAAACGGCGCGCCAGTGCAATCTTGATAAGGATGTGACCCTGCCGGAGGGGGAAGCCGCCGAGCTGAATCTGGATGGCCGCGATGCCGTGGTGGGGGCGGTGTACCGCCAGCTGATGGAGATCGAGAGCCGGCTGCTGCCCTGCGGCCTGCACACGATCGGTAAGCCCCCCACCGCCGAAGAAGCGATCGCCACCCTGGTGAACATCGCCGCCCTGGAGCGGGAAGAGGAGGGCATCCGCTCCCTGCCGGCCCTGCTGGCCCAGAGCCTGGGGCGCACGATCGAAGCGGTGTATCGCGGCAACGATGAGGGGGTACTGGCCGATGTGGAGCTCAACCGCCGTATTACCGAAACCAGCCGCCTGGCAGTGGGGGCGATGGTGCGGGAGGTGACGGGCCGCGATGGCCGGGTGACGCTGCGGCGCAACTTCGGCTGGCTGGTGAGCCTGCTGGAGCGGATCGGCTTCAAGCTGCCCAGCCCCTGGCTGCGGGCCTGCTGCGCTGCGGGCTTTGTGAGCGTGGATGCGGGCGAACTCGACAAACTGTTCGCCTACCTGCGCTTCTGCCTCGAGCAGATCTGCGCCGATATGGAAATGGAGAGCCTGCTCAAGGCCCTCGATGGCGAATACGTGATTCCAGGGCCGGGCGGCGATCCAATCCGCAACCCGGGGGTGCTGCCCAGCGGCAAGAACATCCACGCCCTCGATCCCCAGGCGATCCCCACCCGCGCCGCCATCGCCGCCGCCAAGGTGGTGGTGGATCGGCTGATCGAGCGCCAGAAGGCTGAGCAAGGCGCCTGGCCCGAAACCATCGCCTGCGTGCTCTGGGGCACGGACAACATCAAGACCTACGGTGAATCCCTGGCCCAGATCCTCTGGTTCATCGGTGTGCGGCCGGTGCCCGATTCCCTGGGCCGCGTCAACAAGCTGGAGCTGATTCCGCTTGCAGAGCTGGGCCGTCCGCGGATCGATGTGGTGGTGAACTGCAGCGGTGTGTTCCGCGATCTGTTCATCAACCAGATGGGCCTGATCGATCAGGGGGTCAAGATGGCCGCCGAAGCGGACGAACCGCTGGAGAGCAACTTCGTGCGCAAGCACGCCCAGGAGCAGGCGGCCGCCAATGGCATCAGCCTGCGCGATGCCGCCACCCGCGTGTTCTCCAATGCCAGCGGCAGCTACTCGTCGAATGTGAACCTGGCGGTGGAGAACAGCACCTGGGAGGAGGAAGGGGAGCTGCAGGAGATGTATCTGAGCCGCAAGACCTTCGCCTTCAATGCCGACAATCCCGGCGAGATGAACCAGAAGCGGGAGGTGTTCGAATCAGCGATGAAAACCGCTGACGTGACCTTCCAGAACCTCGATTCCGCTGAAATCTCGCTCACCGATGTGAGCCACTACTTCGATTCCGATCCCACCAAGCTGATCCAGGGCCTGCGCGACGATGGCAAGGCACCGGCGAGCTACATCGCCGATACCACCACCGCCAACGCCCAGGTGCGCTCTTTGAGTGAAACGATCCGCCTCGATTCCCGCACCAAGCTGCTCAACCCCAAGTGGTATGAAGGCATGCTCAATTCCGGTTATGAGGGCGTGCGAGAGGTGGCCAAACGGCTTAACTTCACGCTTGGCTGGAGCGCCACCAGCGGCTCGGTGGATAATTTCGTCTATGAGGAAGCCAACGACACCTTCATCAACGATCCCGAGATGCGCAAGCGGCTGATGGACCTCAACCCCCACAGCTTCCGCCGCATCGTGGGCACCCTGCTGGAGGTGAATGGCCGCGGCTACTGGGAAACCAGCGATGAGAACATCGCCCAGCTGCAGGAGATCTACCAGGAGATCGAAGATCGGATTGAAGGCGTTACGCCCCAAGGCTGA
- a CDS encoding high light inducible protein, producing MAQATATTPAAAAAVIRGATVTTEDGGRLNAFASEPRMEVVSAESGWGFHERAEKLNGRMAMLGFIALIATEIALGGEAFTRGLLGIG from the coding sequence ATGGCTCAAGCCACCGCTACCACCCCCGCCGCTGCCGCCGCCGTCATCCGCGGCGCCACCGTGACCACCGAAGACGGTGGTCGCCTCAATGCCTTCGCCAGCGAGCCCCGCATGGAAGTGGTGAGCGCCGAGAGCGGCTGGGGCTTCCATGAGCGCGCCGAGAAGCTGAACGGCCGCATGGCCATGCTCGGCTTCATCGCCCTGATCGCCACGGAAATCGCCCTCGGCGGCGAAGCCTTCACCCGCGGTCTGCTCGGCATCGGCTGA
- a CDS encoding DUF4335 domain-containing protein translates to MKQTFRYDQTSCRLQLEGLPDVSVGHSGAVIGILTGWSLQWTGRPELEGRKEHLMALMQVVLPYARQLISGVDRPVGGADLPVEIRGKSGGGHRLQLRSSQPDTPPLEVVLDDAELADLVRVLDQVRLDGRVTLRWEVPEPQPLRTRELLERVPLRRRLAAPLGGVVVLAVSVGLGWLVPPPAPLKPVAPDERAAPAAANEAPVASPP, encoded by the coding sequence TTGAAGCAGACCTTTCGCTACGACCAGACCAGCTGCCGCTTGCAACTGGAGGGCCTGCCCGATGTGTCGGTGGGGCACAGCGGTGCGGTGATCGGCATCCTCACCGGCTGGTCGCTGCAGTGGACCGGCCGGCCCGAACTGGAGGGACGCAAGGAGCACCTGATGGCGCTCATGCAGGTGGTGCTTCCCTACGCGCGGCAACTGATCAGCGGCGTGGACCGGCCCGTGGGTGGTGCCGACCTGCCGGTGGAGATCCGGGGCAAGTCCGGTGGTGGACACCGGCTGCAGCTGCGCAGCAGTCAGCCCGATACGCCCCCTCTGGAGGTGGTGCTCGACGACGCCGAGCTTGCGGATCTGGTGCGGGTGCTGGATCAGGTGCGCCTCGATGGGCGCGTCACCCTGCGCTGGGAGGTGCCGGAGCCCCAGCCGTTGCGCACCCGCGAGCTCCTGGAGCGGGTCCCTTTGCGTCGACGTCTGGCGGCGCCGTTGGGAGGGGTCGTGGTGCTGGCGGTCAGCGTTGGCCTCGGCTGGCTGGTGCCGCCACCGGCTCCCTTGAAGCCTGTCGCCCCCGATGAGCGGGCCGCACCGGCCGCCGCCAACGAGGCCCCGGTTGCGTCTCCCCCCTGA
- a CDS encoding adenine phosphoribosyltransferase, whose product MVASPSPLDLRQLVRDIPDFPKPGILFRDLTPLMRDPDGWQEVIRQLAVLCERLQPDLIVGIESRGFIVGTALATATRLGFVPVRKPGKLPGAVTGVDYELEYGSDRLEIHSDALAAGERVLIVDDLLATGGTASACAELVQAAGGELCGFGFVAELAALKGRRRLPEQHPIESLIIYA is encoded by the coding sequence ATGGTCGCCAGCCCATCCCCGCTCGATCTGCGGCAACTGGTGCGCGACATCCCTGACTTTCCCAAGCCGGGCATTCTGTTTCGCGATCTCACGCCCCTGATGCGGGATCCGGATGGCTGGCAGGAGGTGATCCGCCAGCTGGCGGTGCTGTGTGAGCGCCTCCAGCCGGATCTGATCGTGGGCATCGAATCACGGGGCTTCATCGTGGGCACGGCCCTGGCCACGGCCACCCGGCTGGGCTTCGTGCCGGTGCGCAAACCCGGCAAACTGCCTGGCGCCGTGACCGGTGTGGATTATGAGCTCGAGTACGGCAGCGACCGGCTCGAGATCCACAGCGATGCCCTGGCCGCCGGCGAACGGGTGCTGATCGTCGACGATCTGCTGGCCACCGGCGGCACGGCCTCAGCCTGTGCCGAGCTGGTGCAGGCGGCCGGCGGTGAGCTGTGCGGCTTCGGCTTCGTGGCCGAACTGGCGGCTCTCAAAGGCCGTCGCCGCCTGCCGGAGCAGCACCCGATCGAATCGCTGATCATCTACGCCTGA